AATATGCGTGACCATCTTCatcaatgtaaattttaaaactgATAAGAACCATAATTTTATTGGCTgcttattttcaatcattttgcAATCCAATATCATTTTACAGCTATGGTTTTTGGGCCTAATTTTATACTAATGAAAAAGATATCATCCAAGAACCAGGcaatatctaaaataaatatgGTGGTAACTTTGTTCCTTACAGGTTTATTCGGTACAACCTCCACCAGTTTCAACACTCCCATGTCATTTGAAGAGGATAATGACAAGGGAGAGTTGAAACTCATCGAGGTTGTACTGAATAACACTGAGTTGAGTAGACAAGAGTAATCATTATATGTATTAATTTAGCCAGGATCAAGTTCCACAAAGTTCCATTGCAAATAATTGAAGATGTACAATATCTTTGACTTATGTACATATGAATTCATTTCTGTGGGCATTTTGATCTTGATTGGCAAAGCATTCTCAATTCCTAAACGAGATATGccgtttttaaaaatgtcctaCTTTAGTAAGAGTGATGCATTGAGCTTGGGAGTACTATATCTGACATAAGTTGTGCACATCCCGATTCATGCAACATTTTATGTACCCCCAAATAAGAACTAAAAAACCTTGGAGAATGGACGATTAGAAGTGAAATTGGTGAACACAACATGCAAAATAACTTCAATCCACCCTTTCAAGAGATTGGTAAActgacttttatttttatgaagccCTTTCACTCTTAGGAAAACATGTTACTTCCCTAACACACAGTAATAAGTACTGTCATAATCAATCAATTGCAAGGAAATGCATTTGCTGGCATAAAATTTAACTCACAACCTGTAACATTTTTGGACAGGCAGTTAAGTTTCCTTAAATTTCAGTGCCTTTGATTTACAACTCAACCTCAGAAAATTCTCTTCCATGATCACCGAGAACTTCCTCACCTCACCAGCACATTCCTTCGGTTTCCGGTGCTTCTTTTACCACCCATAGCTACCGCAACATCAGCAACCTATGAGCCTCGCGCCACGGCAATGGCAGCGAATAGGAGAGGTGAATCCTATCTTGTGGGGatgcctaaggtggacttgggagagCTAACAGCTTTCCAGCGGGCAGTTGACCGCAAGATGTAGTGTGTGTAACAGTTATTCAGGATAATCAAATTATGGTCTTAACAGTGcctaatctttcaattctgtaccCTGCACTTCCTCTGATGAACCAGTCTCACTTTAAGAGGAAAACTTATTATTTCACAAATCAGGTAcatcagagaaagaaaaaaaattatatcaattgcTTCTCAAAAACACTGATGAAGAACtgcttcatttcattattaataaatagaACTTAACAcaatttgagagagagagttattttttaatataatttctaaATGATACCATtgtcaaaattaaattgaaatatatgaaaCATAATGACACTTCtgagaataagaaataaaatggagaCTTTCCCAATACTTATACACAAGTAAGTCAACCCAGATATTTGGAGAAGTTCTAGTTCTTTGGCCTGTTAGGTTTGATCAGTCATCTGCTCACTTAAATGCTTAAACACCACAGCTCCGTAAGCATGTTAATTTCGGCGAATGGAAAAAGATGTCACAATGATATTCACAAACACTGGTAACTGCAATTTACCGATTTATCACCCGACAGGGTTGCTAGCTCTCCTTAACGCAAGATAACCTGCCACAATGTCACTAGGCAATGTCCTAATTGTTTTGAACTCTTCTGCATTCgcgtaaaataatttagtttgGGGATCCGTATATTTAGCCTACAAAAAAATACAACGAATTAAGGTGGTTTCACATAAAACACAAGAAGAAAACGTCATGAGATAGTTTCACTTACAGGCAATCCCGATATGTCAGAATACTTCTTAGGAGGCTTGTAAGAAGGTAAGGCATCAATTGTACTATCTGAAAACGCAACATTACGAATATTATAATCTCGTAGTAGTATAATTCTGAAAAGTAATCCCTTAACAATGTAATCGTAATTGAGAATAACTCACAGTGCACTAAGTCTTTCCCCCACGGAAGGGCTCTCTCCAATGCAATAATTTGCTTCAGAGACCTCCAAGCCCTCTTTTTGTTATTGGTCTTCTTCGAGTGCTGAAATAGAAGAATCGATTTTTGATAtagatatataaatatttcacacATAGCTGCCGGCAATAGTAGCAAATAATACTGGATACCAACCTGAAAAGCAATATTCTTGAAACTGTACTTCGGCTCTTCCTTAATCTCCTCAGCCGAATTTTCTGGGGCAGGTATGGACGCTGGACTGGGAACACCGGATCCACCTACGCTACTCAAACCACTGTCCTGCTCACCCGATTGCTTCAATTAAATAGTGAAGGCATTGGTACAAGTAACATGGAATTTTGAAACAATCAACGCTGACTGACAACTAGCTGCACAATGTTTTGATTACTTACCGAAGTACCAGGCTTTCTTTTTGgcattattaatgtattttcgagtggatgtaaatatttaaagtatggtttaaaCAACTCAATGAATTCTCAACAGCAAAGAGATCTCTTCCCACAAAATCTCTTACGCACTTGGCAGAACTGCGACCAAAGAACCTTTCATGCCATTTCATGCTTTCATCTTTTCATAACCAAA
The DNA window shown above is from Ischnura elegans chromosome 4, ioIscEleg1.1, whole genome shotgun sequence and carries:
- the LOC124157704 gene encoding INO80 complex subunit C — translated: MPKRKPGTSQSGEQDSGLSSVGGSGVPSPASIPAPENSAEEIKEEPKYSFKNIAFQHSKKTNNKKRAWRSLKQIIALERALPWGKDLVHYSTIDALPSYKPPKKYSDISGLPAKYTDPQTKLFYANAEEFKTIRTLPSDIVAGYLALRRASNPVG